The Lactuca sativa cultivar Salinas chromosome 2, Lsat_Salinas_v11, whole genome shotgun sequence genome includes the window CGTGGGTCTTGAGGCGTTTatcattttgttttttaaattacCATGTAATGAACTTCATAAATGTTTGCATTTCCTACTGCATGTTTGCGTGTAGTTAAATGTTGATTGCAGTGTAAATTAAGCAACACATTTTACCGACTAAATTGACAGAATGAGGGTCACAGTTATCTGCTAAAATAAAAGCTTTCGACATGAACTCGTTATTTCCTAACTCACCACTTATTACCATCTGTTGATTGCATATCGAAACGTCTGTAGTAGCAAAATACCATACACTGTATACAGAACTTTTACAACATATGCTTGTTTATAGTAACTCGACAATGCCATAGGCAGGTAACATGTTATTAGCGGATTCGACACTCAACCAAACAAAATCTGAGAAAACATTTCCATTTTTATGCACTTTGAGCTTCTAAAAAGGCATTGAAATCCTCACGAGCCTTTCGCAAGCGAGGTGTGATGCACGTTGGCGATGTTGGTTGTGACGTGGGAGAAGATGTTGAAAAGCGAACATGGCGATCCTCCTGTGATTTTCTTTCCACTGATCCCGCTTTGGTCTTAAGAACTCCTTTCACACCACCCTTGTTGAACACAAAAGCTGAATTCATGGGCAAAGAAGTATCACTTACGCTTGTTCTTATCAGCTCCAATGGAAGATCAAAGTAGAGAGTAGTTGAATGCTCATCATCGCAATGGATAGCCGAGGACCTCCATGATCCACACTCAAATTTCTCAAGCGAAATCCTCTGTGAGACTATTTGTCTGGATCCTTCGGGCTCCACTCTTCTGGCTCTCACTGGCTTACCCTTACCAAATCCAGGCAAGAACAAGCAAAGAGCTCCGCATTTGAAGTCCATGTCGTTAGGCTTTTTACCCTTTTTCACGATGGTTCTTCCATTCTGGCCATTGCCATTCTTTGTCGATGACATTTGTTCTCCACTCGTATTAACTGATACCCAAGGCTCGCAACCACTATATGGCACAGATGATCTATGTTCGCCACCAGATTTGCTTCGTTGAAGGCGATTGTTGGAAAGACTGGTGAGAGGAGAGCGAGATAGGGAAGTGTTATGATCCGGTGTTTGATTTCGACTATCATCTCTGATCCTGGACGAACCACCAATGCGAGGTGAATTCGGGAGGGATCCGGAGGTGTTAAGGAACTTGTACGTGGTGGGAAACGAAGGCAATGCTTTAATGGGACTTGACCTTGATTTTTGAGTGGTTTCTCTCATGGATCTTGGATCTATGGAAACCTGCTTCTCTGCGTCTGAGCTGCCGTTGATGGACATCTTCATGAACCTTAAAAAATCTTTATAGAACAATGGAGTTACAAGTGAAGAACGCAGGATGTGTATATATACGTGAGAGCTAGCTGGGGAGTTGATTGGATGAATGCTTTTCAATGAGCTCAAGAGTAGTGATGCCCATGTCTTTCACTTGTAAATGAATAATAAAATAGAAGTCAAATAGATAACTTGTTCGCACGTACACAGCAATTGGCATTTATTCTCTTTTACCAAAAacgtattttataaataaaaggaATTGTAAAAAGATTATGTttataacctttttttttttgaaagttttTTGTATGGCAACACTTTCATCAATCCTCAAAACTACAGAACCTAAAAAGCTATCCAACTATGTATGTAATATAAACTTGAAATATCCAATCAAAATAGTTGTGATGAAAACTGTccatgttttattttgttttgtttttgaaactaaGGTCTAAAAacgttttaacatgtaaaaaacgTCCTTTTAAAAAGGAATCATTGTATTTTTAgttgatgaaaaaaaaaactatttaagtCTAATTGATGCTAATTGACATCTTTTTACCTTATTAATAGATTGTATTCTCTTTataatattaattttaatttagaaACACTACTCATCACTTGTAGTGACCACTCTAACAAGGTACTCATTCGGAAACGAATCGTCTCAAGTGGTTTTAATTCCAAAAATTTCAGAACTATGTTACGCGGTTCTAGTTCTTATTTTTCGGAACCCTAACTCATTggatattaaaattatatttctaGTTTTTTCTATTGGAAATTAAAATCATCATAATAAGGCTTTGGCTTACGGTTGTGATGACGATGGTGGTAAGATTTTTGTGGCTGTGAGGATGTGACGTCTCCTATTTTTTACAACCaaataaaaatttgttttatGCTTTAAATATCATGTTGTCTTTAATGCAGAAAATCCcaatttaaataaaacattttgagaTAACAAATATTGTTTCAAATCCCAAAATTACTAAGGATGACATAATCAATACCCAACATATGTTACAACGTAAAGAAATACATGTCCTGAATACTGTCATAGGTTTGTCACTTTATTCACTCGACATCATATTCAAGTTCCAGCAGTCTTAGTATCGCTACCTGTGATGCATATAATTTGAGTGGTTCAGGTTTGGAAACCTAGTGAGACACtgttaaatgtcattttatgcatacaatataGTAATTTTTATTAGTGTTTTACATCATAATTTATGTTTTTTCATGTtcattagtttaaataatgtcCATCAAATTTATTTGGTCAAAATTCTTGTATTGCTCATGTTTTTATGTGATTTTCAGATATTTCGAGTGAAGCGGTACTTTGGAATCAACTTGGATGCATAATTGGAGCTTAATAGAGCTAAAATACCAGAAGAAGCTGGAACTTGGGTTAGATTTGCTGAAACCGAAGAGTTTGCGTTCGAAACGCGCATTTTATGATTTACATGATCGTGGTTTTCACCATGTGATTGTGCTTTTGATCGTTCTTCATCTTCAAAACTTTTCCATGCCATAAATCAAGTTTCGGGACTTCGAAGGACTTACACGATCGTGTTTTTCTATAAAACATGATCGTGTTTTTGAGAAAAGTGTCCTAAATAGCACCGTACTTCATTGAACGTGAAAACCGGGGATTTTCGGGACTTTTGGGCAAAAACACACAATCATGTTTTTTTaagaaaacatgtttttttttttttttttgttgttgactCATATACAACGAACTCCTATCTAATTAATTTAAACCCTAGGTGCTCCCAGATGACCAGAAACGATTTTTAGGTGATTTTTCTCCGTTTTCCTCAATTTCTAAAAATCTGAAGGTTGTCGATCGACTCTCTTGTTTAGTTTAGTAAGATTTAGtgtttcatttttcttttcattGTTGTAAATCAAATTTTAGCCATGTCTGTCTAAATCCTAGATTTCAGTTTTGCAAGATTAGTACTTTTTATGTAATCAGTCATTAGACTTGGTTTTTTATAGTATGATTTTAGTTATTTCAGTTTTGTACTTAATGAATGATTGATTTTGATACTTTTTAGCCCGATCACCAAATTTAGGATTAAATCAATCTAGTTAATCAGTTGTTGAAATCTATAATTGTTTTAATCAACTTGTAACAAGTAACAAGTAATAGACCAGTTTCGTGTTGGGATTTAACCCTGTTATAAATTGGAATTTCATATTTTTACACTTtcaagcttgtgagaagtattgaatATTGCTGAGAATTTTACATATATCATAATGTTGTTTTTTTGACTTGATTAAAGATTGTTTAATTAGGTTAGTAAAAAGTTAGAATTAACTAAAGAGCTTATTTTTGTCAATTAACTAGTTAAAAGAGAACTTACTAGAGCTTCTTAGTAGTTTTCATTATCAACTTAGATAGAATAAATAATAAGGTTTGTGTTGATTGCATGAGTAGGAAAGTCGCAGTAGAACTGAATTTGTTTTTTATTACTAAATTGGATTTGGTTATATTCACTATTGTTTTGGTTATTAAATGTACAACAAAAccccatttttttattttatatttttgactAGTATATGCCTCATGTAAAGAGGCATTGCCTTTTAAGTTGTGTCCATGTGGATCCAACCTTGCTTTCATGTTCTAAACTTTAGTTgacttttatttgtttaaaacgTCCATGACAATGTTTTAACagacacatagggttttcaatcccataataatataatgatattaatcatattaataatctTGCAAAATAAACATTACCAAGAAATATGATATATAATCCAACATAGATATTTATAAGACAATATACCCATACATATCTAGCCCAATCAATTCATACAAATCAAATCAACGATCATCTAGAAGAATCACCTCACATGATGAACCGTTTAGAGCAATGGTTTGAATATACATCTAAGGGATTCCTTGGCCGATGTAATTCATAAAGGCAACCCAAGCATTAGAGTAACTGACAAATATTTTATCCTATTTCATCTATGTTTGTGGGTTATAAGTCTACACTAACAACACAAAAAGACTATCTAGATTAATCAAGTGTTATCATCTTACTCTGGTAGATGACCCATACATATACATTTGTTGTCTGATACAAACCTACCCCTCTTTGGTTGTCTAGAAAGAGAAGGACTACTAAACTCTGCTTTAATCTTACAATTTACCCCAAAATGAGACTACTCACTTATTCAACTCACTTTGAGCTAAGCATCCCTTGCAAGGCTTAGTTTATAACTACACAAAGCTATAATACATGTAACCAACTTCCAATACAGTTTCCTGTTTATGTAATACTATCTTAATACAAGTTGTACATTTAGCACATAATACAAACACTAAGCATTTAGTATATCTTTAATCTTTTAAGAAATAAATACTTTTTATTAAGATCATGCTCATGAATGTAAATACACACTCACTATACAAGTCATGTAGTATTAACAAATATACACTTAACAAATATTAGAGATAATGAGCATTCATTATTAGTATACTATAAGTATTTAATTGATATCTAATACTTTAAAATAACATATACTTTTTATCAGCATCATGctcatgaaagtaactatacactcaatTGATTAAAGGTGGAAGACCTTGGGGGTAGGTTAGCCCTCCTTCTAACACTGGTTTTCCCTTTTAAACGACATGGTTTTCTATTGAAAATTTGGAAATTCTGCGAGTAGAACTTCGACACTGAATACTTCTTTTGGCGGTCTTTCTAACGCTGAAATGCCTCGCTAAGAAATCCCGAAAACTCAAAAAAGTTAGATCCCAAGGATGCGGGAAAAGTTGACAAAGAAAGATGTGcagaaagatgaagaaaataagCCATATATATAGACTTTCGAAAAGCATGTCGTGGCTTCGGCCACGTATCGTATTCTTGTGGTATCACTTCATCGCCGGTTAAGTGGGAGAGTTGGAGTTTGTCGATGCCATGTGTCATATTTCCAAATGCTACAGCCTTTATTTAGATCTCAATAGCAAATTCACATTCTACTTTCACTATATAATTTATAAAGCTT containing:
- the LOC111917491 gene encoding uncharacterized protein LOC111917491 → MKMSINGSSDAEKQVSIDPRSMRETTQKSRSSPIKALPSFPTTYKFLNTSGSLPNSPRIGGSSRIRDDSRNQTPDHNTSLSRSPLTSLSNNRLQRSKSGGEHRSSVPYSGCEPWVSVNTSGEQMSSTKNGNGQNGRTIVKKGKKPNDMDFKCGALCLFLPGFGKGKPVRARRVEPEGSRQIVSQRISLEKFECGSWRSSAIHCDDEHSTTLYFDLPLELIRTSVSDTSLPMNSAFVFNKGGVKGVLKTKAGSVERKSQEDRHVRFSTSSPTSQPTSPTCITPRLRKAREDFNAFLEAQSA